From the Rhodopirellula bahusiensis genome, one window contains:
- a CDS encoding DUF58 domain-containing protein, with product MKREASASRKTHWSRRRLLLKALRWCNPIVWWLALRRSMTGGSVTLLLMGIVSLNIVWGYPWMGTFAACFAMFVVGWVINRIMSPRLKVTLDVPLAVRAGESFVARVSLIHQGRLPAMSLCVGLDPSRRKNGRRDIEMPLDASAMQWIPEIASGATATLEQSLTFLRRGVHEMPPARVESLFPFHLFRSTQWIDSGESMVITPRRLDWDSETAWQVIHTSLRGLAVGLSQGDHQHYVGSREYRAGMPVRRWDFASWARLGKPILREFNSAAKQTVTVFIDTTPVESEASVVSVSRWRRYTDDEDASLERLLSIASAGLETLVGANVQVRLIVPWRAPSVIQSQERNGDLRSVLCEGASDPMPLLMALAEAEPVDASTAQDVLHAMPQAGGTFHGVVFSRRDRDAADLSHLPDLMWLDINEEPRDVFGGMAVSSNEKKSAEVLS from the coding sequence ATGAAACGGGAAGCCTCTGCATCGCGGAAAACGCATTGGTCGCGAAGACGCTTGTTGTTGAAAGCCCTTCGATGGTGCAATCCCATCGTTTGGTGGTTGGCGCTGCGCCGGAGCATGACCGGTGGATCGGTGACCTTGCTGCTAATGGGAATCGTGTCGCTGAACATTGTCTGGGGCTATCCATGGATGGGAACGTTCGCCGCCTGTTTCGCAATGTTCGTGGTTGGTTGGGTGATCAACCGAATCATGTCACCTCGTTTGAAGGTGACGTTGGATGTTCCATTGGCGGTTCGAGCGGGTGAGAGCTTTGTGGCTCGCGTCTCACTGATTCACCAAGGTCGCTTGCCCGCAATGAGCTTGTGTGTGGGATTGGATCCGAGCCGCCGAAAAAATGGTCGGCGAGACATTGAGATGCCCTTGGATGCGTCGGCGATGCAGTGGATTCCTGAGATCGCCTCGGGTGCGACGGCAACGTTGGAGCAATCGTTGACGTTTCTCAGGCGGGGTGTGCATGAGATGCCGCCTGCGCGAGTCGAATCGTTGTTTCCCTTTCATTTGTTTCGGTCGACGCAGTGGATCGACAGTGGCGAGTCGATGGTGATCACACCGAGGAGGCTCGATTGGGACAGCGAGACGGCATGGCAAGTCATACATACAAGTCTGAGAGGACTGGCGGTCGGTTTGTCTCAAGGTGATCACCAGCACTACGTCGGCAGTCGCGAATATCGAGCCGGGATGCCGGTTCGCCGTTGGGACTTTGCCTCGTGGGCTCGATTGGGCAAACCCATCCTGCGTGAGTTCAATTCAGCGGCCAAACAAACCGTGACTGTATTCATCGACACGACTCCCGTTGAGTCGGAGGCGAGTGTTGTGTCGGTTTCGCGTTGGCGTCGCTATACGGACGATGAAGACGCGTCGTTGGAACGTTTGTTGTCGATCGCTTCGGCGGGATTGGAAACTTTGGTGGGAGCCAACGTGCAAGTGCGTTTGATCGTTCCTTGGCGGGCGCCTTCGGTGATTCAAAGTCAGGAACGCAATGGGGACTTGCGGTCGGTGTTGTGCGAAGGAGCTTCCGACCCGATGCCCTTGTTGATGGCACTCGCCGAAGCCGAACCGGTGGATGCGTCCACTGCTCAGGATGTCCTGCACGCGATGCCGCAGGCCGGTGGCACTTTTCATGGGGTCGTTTTTTCTCGTCGCGATCGCGATGCAGCTGACCTCTCTCATCTGCCCGATTTGATGTGGCTGGATATCAACGAAGAACCGCGGGACGTATTTGGTGGAATGGCCGTTTCTAGCAATGAAAAGAAATCGGCGGAGGTGCTTTCATGA